In the genome of Bradyrhizobium sp. CIAT3101, one region contains:
- a CDS encoding ATP-binding protein: protein MLNLSTEEQLKALVDDVVKESLHIEYKASDAVDKRDDRKKKEIARDVSAFANADGGQIIYGMKENKDQEPDGLDAGLDPREYPESWFEQILQQHVMPPLKARPYHVPLSSGRVAVVIDIQASSGEPHQTDGRYYRRHNFNRLPMEHYEVKQMFYRTTTPDLFAELSLSRGDNTEIAYNFQEEYTQPISIGVVLANKSAQPAFYSVLQIGVHTSLALLPADPWNQTGIEGEGIAARRWLTRSISSPPSLPIFKEVDQRLSSIMFRLQARVLGGANRFPVTVKIMSPGFLSEVEWTLHQEGQHLRIQRPGHLLSR from the coding sequence ATGCTAAACCTTTCAACGGAAGAACAACTCAAAGCCCTTGTCGACGATGTGGTGAAGGAGAGCCTTCACATCGAATACAAGGCCTCAGATGCTGTTGATAAGCGGGACGACCGAAAGAAGAAGGAAATAGCCCGCGATGTTTCGGCCTTCGCCAACGCTGATGGCGGACAGATCATCTATGGCATGAAAGAGAACAAAGACCAGGAGCCTGACGGTCTCGACGCCGGCCTTGACCCACGGGAATACCCAGAAAGTTGGTTCGAGCAAATCCTTCAACAGCACGTGATGCCCCCGCTCAAAGCACGTCCTTACCATGTCCCCTTATCGAGCGGCCGCGTTGCTGTGGTGATCGACATACAGGCATCGAGCGGAGAGCCTCACCAAACTGATGGTCGGTACTATCGGCGCCACAACTTCAACAGACTCCCGATGGAGCACTACGAAGTAAAGCAGATGTTCTATCGGACCACGACACCGGATCTATTTGCAGAACTGTCCTTATCTCGCGGCGACAACACCGAAATAGCCTATAACTTTCAGGAAGAGTACACCCAACCCATTTCTATCGGTGTCGTTCTCGCCAACAAAAGTGCTCAACCAGCTTTTTACTCTGTTTTACAGATTGGAGTTCACACCAGTTTGGCATTGCTGCCCGCCGACCCTTGGAATCAGACTGGAATTGAAGGCGAAGGGATCGCAGCGCGCAGATGGCTAACGCGATCAATTTCCTCGCCACCTTCGTTGCCAATATTCAAGGAGGTCGATCAACGGCTATCTTCTATCATGTTTAGACTTCAGGCTCGCGTCTTAGGTGGGGCCAATCGCTTCCCGGTCACCGTCAAGATCATGAGCCCAGGCTTTTTGAGTGAAGTTGAATGG